In one Cloacibacillus porcorum genomic region, the following are encoded:
- a CDS encoding ribose-phosphate diphosphokinase, which produces MSAGLREVKIFSGSADPQFAENICMNLGVPLSASKLFRFSDGEIGVSIEESVRGADVYVVQPTCEPANEHLIELLIIVDALKRASAYHVNLVMPYFGYARQDRKTRSREPITAKLIANLLEKAGADRVIAADLHAGQIQGFFDIPVDHLTGIPLLASYFRRILAKEIEHDLVTVVSPDIGGVVRARKFAEQLNNADLAIVDKRRSHEVANQCEVMEIIGNIDGRTCILVDDIVDTAGTIVKAAEALKERGAKAVYACATHGVLSGPAIDRIKGSVIEEMVLTDTIPLKEEKQTAKITVLSIAPLFAEALRRIHSEHSVSILFR; this is translated from the coding sequence ATGTCCGCAGGATTACGAGAGGTAAAAATATTTTCGGGCAGCGCAGATCCGCAGTTCGCGGAAAATATCTGCATGAATCTCGGCGTACCTCTTTCCGCATCAAAGTTGTTCAGATTTTCCGACGGTGAGATCGGCGTCTCCATCGAGGAGAGCGTGCGCGGCGCAGACGTATACGTCGTTCAGCCAACCTGCGAGCCGGCCAACGAGCACCTTATCGAGCTGCTCATCATCGTGGACGCGCTCAAGAGAGCTTCGGCCTATCACGTCAACCTTGTCATGCCCTACTTCGGTTATGCGCGTCAGGACAGAAAGACCCGTTCACGCGAGCCGATCACGGCGAAGCTGATCGCCAACCTGCTGGAGAAGGCCGGCGCCGACCGTGTGATCGCGGCGGACCTCCACGCGGGACAGATACAGGGATTCTTCGATATTCCCGTCGACCATCTGACAGGCATTCCCCTCCTTGCCTCATACTTCCGCCGCATCCTTGCGAAGGAGATCGAGCATGACCTTGTGACCGTCGTCTCTCCCGACATTGGCGGCGTTGTGCGCGCGAGGAAGTTCGCGGAGCAGCTTAACAACGCCGACCTTGCCATAGTCGACAAGCGCCGTTCGCACGAAGTCGCGAACCAGTGCGAAGTTATGGAGATCATCGGCAATATCGACGGCCGTACCTGCATCCTCGTAGACGACATCGTAGACACCGCCGGTACGATCGTGAAGGCCGCGGAGGCTCTCAAAGAACGCGGCGCGAAGGCGGTTTACGCCTGCGCAACCCACGGAGTCCTTTCTGGACCGGCGATCGACAGGATTAAGGGTTCCGTGATCGAGGAGATGGTCCTGACGGATACGATCCCGCTCAAAGAGGAGAAGCAGACGGCAAAGATTACTGTGCTTTCGATAGCCCCCCTCTTCGCCGAGGCGCTGAGAAGGATCCATTCGGAGCATTCCGTAAGCATTCTCTTCCGTTAA
- the mfd gene encoding transcription-repair coupling factor — MTENKDLCQGSSLAALDEDLWLRNRGVHLASKGAMRPWVCRDIKQPLLVLLPDARQARDFAADAEELGVLENVKILPEMILAEDDLKSEAQRIVRGDILENFRYKGGVLAATPASLMAPFSTGGDYMELECGREAGRSRLIDWLAQKGYERSDLVWTPGQFAVRGSIVDIFSPSDMYPVRVEFFDDEVESLRFFVPETQKSLRTIRKSSVQSLVSKSDNRLENYFPEDMRILFFDPHGLDTTAENAVWLWQSLDREDTVPWEAWEKLCAGFTAHRRLRILPDVKNCAARMAVMQFPNFRGKLKEVELYCLSMIKDGYRIKVVSEAERNLQWARINGFEACEGILSEGFIDSYSKCAVMTDLELSGITVARRRIENRAPSDWGAGLIPGQWVVHDEYGVAVYQGAEQVKTADGEQEYLILQFAEERRLLIPVMQFHKISPWSPLPGQEPTADNLKGSHWKRAASRAKQMAEQAAAELIKIYAEREVSKGFSFPDNREMMRELEESFTYKETIDQLRAIEDVERDMERPVPMDRLIVGDVGFGKTEVAIRAAGKAVFAGKQTAIMAPTTLLAQQHFETFTARFANTPIRVEVISRFVPVGQQKRILQDLSEGKVDILIGTHRILTDDVKFKDIGLIIVDEEHRFGVMHKDHLKKSMPGVDVLMLSATPIPRSLSLSISGLRDMSILQTPPQRRLPVITVVRPFSEELLKSAVLREKNRGGQIFFVHNRINDLQERAVMLKRLFPKLNIAVAHSKTSESALEKTMSEFAAGKIDILVCTTIVESGLDIPAANTLIVDDAHELGLAQMYQLRGRVGRREEQAYAFLFYPSNVHISVESSERLEAIAELDELGAGYQLAQRDLQIRGGGDLIGISQHGNSSKIGYQKYCDLLAEEISKIKGTYRPQMELEIGFPVSIPGDYLPQENLRVTLYRRLLKTDSLEEVRELREETEDRFGRIPNELDFLFNVAAIKGASCDLGLTKMICSRYELVLQGNPDGAWERLKLPPKWRRRLDGFIGPGGFAGIKDIARIIQEQNPASI; from the coding sequence ATGACGGAGAATAAAGATCTCTGCCAGGGGAGCTCCCTGGCGGCGCTGGACGAGGATCTGTGGCTCCGCAACAGGGGAGTGCATCTCGCCTCAAAGGGGGCGATGCGCCCCTGGGTCTGCCGTGATATAAAACAGCCCCTGCTCGTATTGCTGCCGGACGCGCGCCAGGCGCGCGACTTTGCGGCGGACGCCGAGGAGCTCGGAGTTCTTGAAAATGTGAAGATACTGCCGGAGATGATACTCGCCGAGGATGATTTGAAGAGCGAGGCTCAGAGGATCGTGCGCGGCGACATCCTGGAAAATTTCCGATACAAGGGCGGCGTTCTCGCCGCCACCCCCGCCTCCCTGATGGCGCCGTTTTCGACCGGCGGGGACTATATGGAGCTGGAGTGCGGCAGGGAGGCCGGCCGCAGCCGTCTTATAGACTGGCTCGCGCAGAAGGGCTACGAGCGGAGCGACCTTGTCTGGACCCCCGGGCAGTTCGCCGTCCGCGGCAGCATCGTAGATATCTTCAGCCCCTCGGACATGTATCCCGTCCGCGTGGAATTTTTCGACGACGAGGTGGAGAGTCTCCGCTTCTTTGTCCCCGAGACGCAAAAGAGCCTGCGCACCATCCGCAAAAGCTCGGTGCAGAGTCTTGTTTCAAAGTCCGACAACCGACTGGAAAACTATTTCCCCGAGGATATGCGGATACTCTTCTTTGATCCGCACGGGCTCGATACGACCGCGGAGAACGCCGTCTGGCTCTGGCAGAGCCTCGACCGCGAAGATACCGTACCCTGGGAGGCCTGGGAGAAGCTCTGCGCCGGTTTCACCGCCCACAGGCGGCTGCGCATCCTGCCGGACGTAAAAAACTGCGCCGCGCGTATGGCGGTCATGCAGTTTCCCAACTTCCGCGGCAAACTTAAAGAGGTAGAACTCTACTGCCTTTCAATGATCAAAGACGGTTACCGGATAAAGGTCGTCTCGGAGGCGGAACGCAACCTCCAGTGGGCGCGGATCAACGGCTTTGAGGCCTGCGAGGGAATACTGAGCGAAGGCTTTATCGACAGCTATTCCAAGTGCGCCGTGATGACCGACCTTGAACTCTCCGGCATCACCGTAGCCCGGCGGCGGATCGAGAACCGAGCGCCGAGCGACTGGGGCGCGGGGCTCATTCCGGGACAATGGGTCGTCCACGATGAATACGGCGTCGCCGTCTACCAGGGGGCGGAGCAGGTAAAGACCGCCGACGGCGAACAGGAATATCTCATCCTGCAGTTTGCCGAGGAACGGCGGCTGCTTATCCCCGTGATGCAGTTCCATAAAATTTCGCCGTGGTCGCCGCTGCCGGGGCAGGAGCCCACCGCCGACAACCTCAAGGGTTCGCACTGGAAGCGGGCCGCTTCGCGTGCGAAACAGATGGCGGAGCAGGCCGCGGCGGAGCTTATCAAAATATACGCCGAGCGCGAGGTGAGCAAGGGCTTCTCCTTCCCCGACAATCGGGAGATGATGCGCGAACTTGAGGAGAGCTTTACCTATAAGGAGACCATCGACCAGCTGCGCGCGATCGAGGATGTGGAGCGCGACATGGAGCGCCCCGTGCCGATGGACCGCCTTATCGTCGGCGACGTCGGCTTTGGCAAGACCGAGGTCGCGATCCGCGCGGCGGGAAAGGCGGTATTCGCGGGAAAACAGACGGCGATCATGGCGCCGACGACGCTGCTTGCGCAGCAGCACTTCGAGACCTTCACCGCCCGCTTCGCCAATACGCCGATACGCGTCGAGGTGATCTCGCGCTTCGTTCCAGTTGGACAGCAGAAACGTATATTGCAGGACCTCAGCGAGGGCAAGGTGGACATCCTTATCGGCACGCACCGGATATTGACCGACGACGTGAAATTCAAGGACATCGGCCTCATAATCGTGGACGAGGAGCACCGCTTCGGCGTCATGCATAAGGATCACCTGAAAAAATCGATGCCGGGCGTCGACGTGCTGATGCTCTCGGCGACGCCGATACCGCGCTCGCTCTCGCTTTCCATCAGCGGGCTGCGCGACATGTCGATATTACAGACGCCGCCTCAGCGGCGGCTGCCCGTAATCACCGTGGTGCGCCCCTTCTCCGAGGAGCTTCTGAAGAGCGCGGTGCTGCGCGAGAAGAACAGAGGCGGGCAGATATTCTTCGTCCATAACCGGATAAACGACCTACAGGAACGCGCCGTCATGCTCAAGCGCCTCTTCCCGAAGCTTAACATCGCGGTGGCGCACAGCAAGACGTCGGAATCGGCACTCGAAAAGACGATGTCCGAATTTGCCGCGGGAAAGATCGATATCCTCGTCTGCACGACGATTGTCGAAAGCGGGCTGGACATCCCGGCGGCGAATACCTTGATCGTCGACGACGCGCACGAGCTTGGGCTTGCCCAGATGTACCAGCTCCGCGGGCGTGTCGGACGCCGGGAGGAGCAGGCCTACGCCTTTTTGTTCTATCCCAGCAACGTCCACATCTCCGTTGAGTCCAGCGAACGGCTGGAGGCCATCGCCGAACTTGACGAACTGGGGGCGGGCTACCAGCTCGCGCAGCGCGACCTCCAGATACGCGGCGGCGGAGACCTTATCGGCATCTCGCAGCACGGCAATTCAAGTAAAATCGGCTATCAGAAATATTGTGACCTGCTCGCGGAGGAAATTTCCAAGATAAAGGGCACTTACAGGCCGCAGATGGAGCTGGAGATCGGTTTTCCCGTCTCCATTCCCGGCGACTATCTGCCGCAGGAGAATCTGCGCGTCACGCTCTACAGGCGGCTGCTTAAGACCGATTCTCTGGAAGAGGTCCGCGAGCTGCGCGAGGAGACGGAGGACCGTTTCGGCAGGATACCCAATGAGCTGGATTTTTTATTCAATGTCGCGGCGATCAAAGGCGCCTCCTGTGATCTGGGGCTCACGAAGATGATCTGCAGCCGCTATGAGCTGGTACTGCAGGGCAACCCCGACGGCGCCTGGGAGCGGCTGAAGCTGCCGCCCAAATGGCGCCGCCGTCTGGACGGTTTCATCGGCCCCGGCGGATTTGCGGGAATTAAGGATATCGCGCGGATAATTCAGGAACAAAATCCCGCGTCAATCTGA
- a CDS encoding NifU family protein, whose translation MTTEEKIKEVLANHVSPALQSHGGDCSFVKYDEPTATLYVAMEGACGSCPFALETLRMTVEQAVIAEVPEVKAVERV comes from the coding sequence ATGACGACAGAGGAAAAAATCAAGGAAGTACTTGCGAACCACGTATCGCCCGCGCTCCAGTCACACGGAGGCGACTGCTCCTTCGTAAAATATGACGAACCCACCGCCACGCTCTATGTCGCGATGGAGGGCGCCTGCGGCAGCTGCCCCTTCGCGCTTGAGACGCTGCGCATGACTGTCGAGCAGGCGGTCATTGCTGAGGTGCCCGAGGTCAAGGCGGTAGAAAGGGTATAG
- a CDS encoding PhoH family protein: protein MKETKQEAENLLSLTDASVVKLLAEHEEILRLVEQSFPVKVYARGSSLSIKGDDEALIKKLENLLVQYAELSLSGHKFNSAEIRYGLHSIQNGETVNLRSLYNDIVCISNRGKAIRPYTNGQKGYIQAIRDNDITFGIGPAGTGKTYLAVAQAVAYLKSAKISRIILVRPVVEAGERLGYLPGDMNEKVAPYLRPLYDAFYELLPAERFDRYFEKGVIELAPLAYMRGRTLNDSFIILDEAQNTTPEQMKMFLTRLGFGSKAVITGDVTQVDLPGTKESGLKVVQDILKGVPGVSFIKLNDGDVVRHEIVQRIVRAYEDYDRRRAEKQAER, encoded by the coding sequence ATGAAAGAAACAAAACAGGAGGCCGAAAATCTCCTCTCGCTTACCGACGCCTCCGTCGTAAAGCTGCTCGCCGAGCACGAAGAGATACTGCGCCTTGTAGAGCAGAGCTTCCCCGTCAAGGTATACGCGCGGGGCAGCTCGCTCTCTATTAAGGGCGACGACGAAGCGCTGATAAAAAAGCTTGAGAACCTGCTCGTGCAGTATGCCGAGCTCTCGCTCTCCGGCCATAAATTCAACAGCGCAGAGATACGCTACGGACTCCACAGTATCCAGAACGGCGAGACGGTAAATCTGCGGTCGCTCTATAACGACATCGTCTGCATAAGCAACCGGGGCAAGGCCATCCGTCCATATACAAACGGCCAGAAGGGCTACATCCAGGCCATCCGCGACAACGATATAACCTTCGGCATCGGCCCCGCGGGTACCGGAAAGACCTATCTTGCCGTTGCCCAGGCCGTCGCCTATCTGAAGTCCGCGAAGATCAGCCGCATCATCCTCGTGCGTCCGGTAGTCGAAGCGGGGGAGCGCCTCGGTTATCTTCCCGGTGATATGAACGAAAAGGTCGCCCCCTACCTGAGGCCGCTCTATGACGCCTTTTATGAGCTGCTTCCGGCTGAGAGGTTCGACCGTTACTTTGAAAAGGGCGTCATTGAGCTCGCGCCGCTGGCCTATATGCGCGGGCGCACGCTCAACGACAGTTTCATCATCCTTGACGAGGCGCAGAACACTACGCCCGAGCAGATGAAGATGTTCCTTACGCGCCTAGGCTTCGGCTCGAAGGCCGTAATAACGGGTGACGTCACGCAGGTCGACCTGCCCGGCACAAAAGAATCGGGGCTAAAGGTCGTGCAGGACATCCTGAAGGGTGTCCCCGGCGTCTCCTTCATCAAGCTCAACGACGGCGACGTGGTGCGCCATGAGATAGTACAGAGAATAGTGAGGGCCTACGAAGACTATGACAGACGGAGAGCAGAAAAACAGGCTGAAAGATAA
- a CDS encoding 50S ribosomal protein L25 → MAKNQTVKLDFTKREVTGTGACRKIRSKNLIPVVLYGPDYKNGLAGTVSVRAIAPVANSGHRETTLIELAISDGTTASALIRDVQRHPLTRQIRHIDLYQVLKGHKLKVEIPVRIANADTAKGVKEGGLLTHSTRLVLVEVQPSDIPEEIVVDAKDLEMGAEVFVKDLAVPEGVTVLTDPEILVLHISALRSSDDEEVEGEEESKEVEVVAKGKAAKEEE, encoded by the coding sequence ATGGCTAAGAATCAGACAGTAAAACTCGACTTCACGAAAAGAGAGGTCACCGGAACGGGAGCCTGCCGCAAAATCCGTTCAAAGAACCTTATCCCCGTAGTGCTCTACGGTCCTGACTACAAGAACGGCCTTGCCGGCACCGTATCGGTGAGAGCCATTGCGCCGGTGGCAAACAGCGGCCATAGAGAGACGACGCTCATCGAGCTTGCGATCAGCGACGGCACGACGGCCTCCGCGCTTATCCGTGACGTGCAGCGCCATCCGCTTACGCGCCAGATCCGTCACATCGACCTCTATCAGGTCCTTAAGGGACATAAGCTGAAGGTCGAGATCCCCGTCCGCATCGCCAACGCCGATACGGCGAAGGGCGTCAAAGAGGGCGGACTCCTTACGCACAGCACGCGTCTCGTGCTCGTCGAAGTGCAGCCCAGCGATATCCCTGAAGAGATCGTCGTCGACGCGAAGGATCTTGAAATGGGCGCCGAAGTATTCGTGAAGGATCTCGCCGTTCCCGAGGGCGTCACCGTGCTGACGGACCCCGAGATTCTCGTGCTTCACATCTCGGCTCTCAGATCATCGGACGATGAAGAAGTTGAGGGCGAAGAGGAGAGCAAGGAAGTCGAAGTCGTTGCCAAGGGCAAGGCGGCCAAGGAAGAGGAATAA
- the glmU gene encoding bifunctional UDP-N-acetylglucosamine diphosphorylase/glucosamine-1-phosphate N-acetyltransferase GlmU — MNQPKKPFGVLLLAAGKGTRMRSKTPKVLHLMLEEPILYYPLRSAQDAGFGDIAVMVGFEGELVESWTRDNFPGAEIIWQREQRGTGHAAKLAQEWWQNFENVMVLAGDAPLIKPETLSFFAERHAAGGNACSFLSFDLEDPTGYGRVLREDGKVRVVEHKDATERQREVKEVNSGMYIFDTAALAGVIDKISCANAQGEYYLPDALALIESRGGRVEAVKADHAEEFLGINDQMQLAAAARIMRDRIVSGFMINNGLQCMDPASLWIGPKVKIGHDVVIHPSVQLWGETVIEDEAFIGSFTVLRNSVVHAKANLKGSVRLNDSTIGPRASAGPFAFMREHGELLENAHMGRFVEIKKSRVGVGSKVPHLSYIGDAEIGDDTNIGAGTITCNYDGEKKNPTKIGRGCFIGSDTMLVAPVTLGDDVSTGAGSVITNDIPDGALGVGRARQSNIEGWSRRRRGKGKK, encoded by the coding sequence GTGAATCAGCCAAAAAAACCGTTTGGGGTTCTGCTCTTGGCTGCGGGAAAAGGCACGCGGATGCGCAGTAAAACTCCCAAAGTCCTACATCTGATGCTTGAAGAACCTATCCTCTATTATCCTCTAAGATCGGCGCAGGATGCCGGCTTTGGGGATATTGCCGTTATGGTGGGTTTCGAGGGTGAGTTGGTGGAGAGCTGGACGAGAGACAACTTTCCCGGTGCTGAGATAATATGGCAGCGTGAACAGAGGGGGACCGGGCACGCGGCTAAGCTGGCCCAGGAGTGGTGGCAAAATTTTGAGAACGTGATGGTCCTCGCCGGCGACGCGCCGCTGATAAAACCGGAGACGCTCTCCTTCTTTGCCGAACGCCACGCGGCGGGCGGCAACGCCTGCAGCTTCCTGAGCTTTGACCTTGAAGATCCCACCGGATACGGCCGCGTCCTCCGCGAAGATGGAAAGGTGCGCGTCGTAGAGCATAAGGATGCCACGGAGCGGCAGCGGGAGGTAAAAGAGGTCAACAGCGGCATGTATATCTTCGATACCGCGGCGCTCGCCGGCGTGATAGACAAGATATCGTGCGCCAACGCGCAGGGGGAATATTATCTGCCGGATGCGCTTGCTCTGATAGAATCGCGCGGCGGCCGGGTCGAGGCCGTGAAGGCCGACCATGCCGAAGAGTTCCTCGGAATAAACGACCAGATGCAGCTGGCGGCGGCGGCGCGGATAATGCGCGACCGTATCGTCAGCGGTTTTATGATAAACAACGGGCTGCAGTGCATGGACCCCGCGAGCCTGTGGATCGGCCCAAAGGTAAAGATTGGGCATGACGTAGTCATCCACCCCTCGGTGCAGCTGTGGGGAGAGACGGTCATCGAAGACGAAGCCTTTATCGGCAGCTTCACTGTGCTGCGTAATTCGGTGGTGCATGCAAAGGCGAACCTCAAGGGGTCTGTACGCCTTAACGATTCAACGATTGGGCCGAGGGCATCGGCAGGTCCATTCGCCTTTATGCGCGAGCACGGCGAACTGCTGGAGAACGCTCATATGGGCCGCTTTGTCGAGATAAAGAAGAGCCGCGTCGGCGTCGGTTCAAAGGTGCCGCATCTGTCGTATATCGGCGATGCCGAGATTGGCGATGATACCAATATCGGCGCGGGGACGATCACCTGCAACTATGACGGCGAGAAGAAAAATCCGACGAAGATCGGCCGCGGCTGCTTCATCGGCAGCGATACGATGCTCGTCGCTCCCGTTACCCTGGGTGACGACGTTTCTACCGGGGCCGGCTCGGTGATCACCAACGACATACCGGACGGCGCGCTCGGCGTGGGGCGGGCGAGGCAGTCAAACATTGAGGGCTGGAGCCGCCGTCGTCGGGGCAAAGGTAAAAAGTAA
- the pth gene encoding aminoacyl-tRNA hydrolase, whose amino-acid sequence MKLIVGLGNPGYEYVWTRHNAGWTIVDSFVARLGLREPQIKFRGAYWGPVLCCGERVSFLEPHTYMNLSGLSVGEAARYQNLEPEDILVISDDAALPFGRIRMRKSGSAGGQNGLKSIIGALGTLDVPRLRVGIGSPEGRMDLKDWVLGKIPQEQRREWHKIEDAAWEALVLWLSGDADRAMSKANGFRLNDGE is encoded by the coding sequence ATGAAACTTATCGTTGGCCTGGGAAACCCGGGATATGAATATGTATGGACGCGCCATAACGCCGGATGGACGATCGTCGATTCCTTTGTGGCGAGGCTGGGGCTGCGGGAGCCGCAGATAAAATTCCGTGGGGCCTATTGGGGGCCCGTGCTCTGCTGCGGCGAGCGAGTCTCCTTTCTTGAGCCCCACACCTACATGAACCTGAGCGGCCTCTCCGTCGGCGAGGCCGCGCGCTACCAGAATCTGGAGCCCGAGGACATTCTCGTGATATCCGACGACGCCGCGCTGCCTTTCGGGCGTATACGTATGCGCAAAAGCGGCTCGGCGGGCGGCCAGAACGGGCTGAAATCAATCATTGGCGCGCTAGGGACTCTCGATGTGCCGCGCCTGCGCGTTGGCATCGGCTCTCCCGAGGGCCGGATGGACCTAAAAGATTGGGTGCTTGGCAAGATACCGCAGGAACAGCGCCGGGAGTGGCACAAGATCGAAGACGCCGCCTGGGAGGCGCTGGTGCTCTGGCTCTCCGGCGACGCAGACAGGGCGATGTCGAAGGCGAACGGCTTCCGGTTAAATGACGGAGAATAA
- the mazG gene encoding nucleoside triphosphate pyrophosphohydrolase yields the protein MQEEKAMSEKFVRLVEVMKRLRAPDGCPWDREQDYMSLRRYIIEEAYELIQAIESQNIPNMCEECGDLMLQVVFISCMAEERGDFTISNVMDRLINKLVRRHPHVFGDISVKDSDDVLRNWEQIKTAERKGKDEDSSYMAGIPRGMPALLRAYRIQERAAKPGFDWPKGDTAPVLAKVEEEVAELKEAMACKGKEDVAEELGDLIFAAVNLSRHLGIDPEINLHRACEKFDARFRDVEKSVEKSGRPWKDYTLDELDEFWKEAKNK from the coding sequence ATGCAGGAAGAAAAGGCAATGTCGGAAAAATTTGTCAGGCTGGTCGAAGTTATGAAGCGCCTGCGCGCGCCGGACGGCTGCCCCTGGGACAGGGAGCAGGACTACATGTCGCTGCGCCGCTACATAATCGAAGAGGCCTACGAGCTTATCCAGGCGATAGAATCGCAGAACATCCCGAATATGTGCGAAGAGTGCGGCGACCTTATGCTGCAGGTGGTCTTTATCTCCTGTATGGCCGAAGAACGCGGCGACTTCACGATCTCGAACGTGATGGATAGGCTTATCAACAAGCTCGTCAGGCGCCATCCCCACGTCTTCGGCGATATAAGCGTAAAAGATTCCGACGACGTGCTGCGCAACTGGGAGCAGATAAAAACGGCGGAACGCAAAGGCAAGGATGAGGACTCCTCTTATATGGCCGGTATCCCCCGCGGAATGCCCGCCCTGCTGCGCGCCTACCGGATACAGGAGCGCGCCGCGAAGCCTGGGTTTGACTGGCCTAAGGGCGATACCGCGCCGGTACTCGCCAAGGTCGAGGAAGAGGTCGCGGAGCTCAAAGAGGCGATGGCCTGTAAGGGCAAAGAGGATGTCGCTGAAGAGCTGGGAGATCTCATCTTCGCCGCCGTCAACCTCTCGCGACATCTGGGGATAGATCCTGAGATCAATCTCCACCGGGCCTGTGAAAAATTTGACGCCCGTTTCAGAGATGTGGAAAAATCGGTTGAAAAATCCGGCCGGCCGTGGAAAGATTATACCTTGGACGAGCTGGATGAATTTTGGAAAGAAGCAAAAAACAAATAA